One window from the genome of Bdellovibrio sp. NC01 encodes:
- a CDS encoding thioredoxin domain-containing protein: MKTILISLIFAAFSFTAFARLSDGKAHLKLQGTKIIGNIDKGFHFNKDAPASLAIGDKSVEPTKKEAQEIIFDASSAKGQAFKLSFYVCDDKNTVCESHEETYVIKADKLVAAVNAADKVQAAVPVVAKPAALKKNKHGFYENNLAEALKLAAAQKKTVLVDFNAPWCPSCIRLETETFGEKAFIKASGKLIKVSVNIDRADNKIWADKYDVHAIPTMILMNGNGDELARLLDFRTADVLAKELTDLQSKKLASTAELTKKAEAGDKEARKTLATLSFNAMKYDEAAKWLAPLNENSLMLAVSEVNVAQEAFEKDAKTKDAYQKTLEKWIAVYSASPEVMDWRLQLAKALKGEQKTIPAEAKAIADKNLSEIQRLLATAAERKAFFANTLQGDYTGFERAELLAQLANTYEFLDVQDRLKATKDELATEVSAMKLSVARPGQLLTAFSYMKQAGQKEDVVKWLKQLIEANPKSDVYYTKLAGYYFREKDFEKALPYSEKAVELTSDLKLYNMKMLAEIQKGLNQQKQASETLNKALALPEAKLEANKKTVAAMEELKKSLVTQ; this comes from the coding sequence ATGAAAACGATTCTTATTAGTCTTATTTTCGCAGCTTTTTCATTCACAGCTTTCGCTCGTCTTTCTGACGGTAAAGCACATCTTAAACTTCAAGGCACAAAAATTATCGGTAATATCGATAAAGGCTTCCATTTCAATAAGGATGCACCAGCCTCTTTAGCGATAGGTGACAAATCAGTTGAGCCGACTAAAAAAGAAGCGCAAGAAATCATCTTCGACGCGTCTTCTGCTAAAGGACAAGCATTCAAATTAAGTTTCTATGTTTGTGATGACAAAAACACAGTGTGCGAGTCGCATGAAGAAACTTATGTGATTAAAGCGGACAAGCTTGTCGCGGCTGTGAATGCGGCTGATAAAGTGCAAGCCGCAGTGCCGGTGGTTGCAAAGCCAGCCGCACTTAAAAAGAATAAACACGGCTTCTATGAAAACAACTTGGCAGAGGCTTTGAAGTTAGCGGCAGCTCAAAAGAAAACAGTGCTCGTTGATTTCAATGCTCCATGGTGCCCATCTTGTATCCGTCTTGAAACTGAAACTTTCGGTGAAAAAGCATTCATTAAAGCTTCTGGTAAATTGATCAAAGTCAGTGTGAACATTGATCGCGCAGATAATAAAATCTGGGCGGATAAATACGACGTGCACGCAATTCCAACGATGATCTTAATGAACGGCAATGGCGATGAACTAGCGCGTTTGTTGGATTTCAGAACGGCTGACGTTTTGGCGAAAGAATTGACGGATCTGCAATCTAAAAAATTGGCTTCAACAGCAGAACTGACGAAGAAAGCTGAAGCTGGCGATAAAGAGGCGCGCAAAACTCTTGCGACGTTGTCTTTCAATGCGATGAAATATGATGAAGCTGCGAAATGGCTAGCTCCATTAAATGAAAACAGCTTGATGTTGGCCGTCAGCGAAGTGAATGTTGCACAAGAAGCATTCGAAAAAGATGCTAAAACTAAAGATGCTTATCAAAAGACTTTGGAAAAGTGGATTGCAGTGTATTCGGCATCGCCTGAAGTGATGGACTGGCGCTTGCAATTAGCGAAAGCCCTTAAAGGCGAACAAAAGACGATCCCAGCTGAAGCAAAAGCAATTGCTGATAAAAATCTGTCTGAAATCCAAAGACTTTTGGCAACAGCGGCAGAACGTAAAGCGTTCTTCGCGAACACTTTGCAAGGCGATTACACGGGCTTTGAGCGTGCTGAGCTTCTGGCGCAACTTGCGAACACGTATGAATTCCTCGATGTCCAAGATCGTTTGAAAGCCACGAAGGACGAACTTGCGACTGAAGTTTCAGCGATGAAGCTTTCGGTGGCTCGTCCTGGTCAATTGTTGACGGCGTTTTCTTATATGAAACAAGCAGGTCAAAAAGAAGACGTCGTGAAATGGCTAAAACAATTGATCGAGGCAAATCCGAAATCAGACGTTTACTACACGAAACTTGCTGGTTACTACTTCCGTGAAAAAGATTTCGAAAAGGCACTGCCTTATTCTGAAAAAGCGGTTGAACTGACTTCTGATTTGAAATTGTACAACATGAAGATGTTGGCAGAGATTCAAAAAGGCTTGAATCAACAAAAACAAGCCTCTGAAACTTTGAACAAAGCTCTAGCTTTACCGGAAGCAAAACTAGAGGCGAATAAGAAAACAGTTGCAGCGATGGAAGAACTAAAAAAATCGCTGGTGACTCAATAA
- a CDS encoding deoxyhypusine synthase family protein: MGPISQFIEHHYRHFNAAALKDAAKGYKTHIDNKGQMLVTLAGAMSTAELGLSLAEMIRSGKVHAISCTGANLEEDVFNLVAHDHYVRIPNYRDLTPADEQKLLEKHLNRVTDTCIPEEEAIRRIENVVLEYWQEADQKGESYFPHEFMYKILLSGKLNQYYQIDPKNSWLLAAAEKNLPMVVPGWEDSTLGNIFTGHIIKGDIKKSTTVKGGIEYMKTWAEWYMSASKKAPVGFFQIGGGIAGDFPICVVPMLEQDLGHEDIPLWSYFAQISDSTTSYGSYSGAIPNEKITWGKLAPTTPSYIVESDATIVAPLIFAYVMGH, from the coding sequence ATGGGACCAATTTCTCAGTTTATTGAACATCACTACCGTCATTTCAATGCGGCCGCTTTGAAAGATGCAGCTAAAGGCTATAAAACTCACATCGACAATAAAGGCCAAATGCTTGTGACACTTGCAGGTGCAATGTCTACAGCAGAATTGGGTCTTTCTTTGGCTGAAATGATCCGCTCTGGTAAAGTTCACGCGATTTCTTGCACAGGTGCGAACCTTGAAGAAGACGTCTTCAACTTGGTAGCTCACGATCACTACGTACGCATTCCAAACTACCGTGATTTGACTCCAGCTGATGAGCAAAAACTTTTGGAAAAACACTTGAACCGCGTGACTGACACTTGCATCCCTGAAGAGGAAGCAATCCGTCGTATCGAAAACGTAGTTCTTGAATACTGGCAAGAAGCTGACCAAAAAGGTGAGTCTTACTTCCCGCACGAATTCATGTACAAAATCCTTCTTTCTGGAAAATTGAATCAGTACTACCAAATCGATCCAAAAAATTCTTGGTTGTTGGCTGCTGCTGAAAAAAATCTTCCAATGGTTGTTCCAGGTTGGGAAGACTCTACTTTGGGTAACATCTTCACTGGTCACATCATCAAAGGTGACATCAAAAAATCGACGACTGTTAAAGGCGGTATCGAGTACATGAAAACTTGGGCTGAATGGTACATGTCAGCTTCTAAAAAAGCTCCAGTTGGCTTCTTCCAAATCGGTGGTGGTATCGCTGGTGACTTCCCAATCTGCGTAGTTCCAATGTTGGAACAAGACTTGGGTCACGAAGACATCCCATTGTGGAGCTACTTCGCGCAAATTTCTGACTCTACAACTTCATACGGTTCGTACTCTGGTGCGATCCCGAACGAAAAAATCACTTGGGGTAAATTGGCTCCAACAACTCCATCGTACATCGTTGAATCAGACGCAACTATCGTTGCACCTTTGATCTTCGCTTACGTAATGGGTCACTAG
- a CDS encoding PAS domain-containing protein — MSQKALLTFLEQRQLSVDPVALRLLKDQQLIRLWNSEGDLIYYNENMKKMTSYSPLDLCLYNIKSLYHFENDGLEVFKALAARALLGKDLAKERSYFVRESMGEQLRAKTLVDLAVPIFHQDQISGILIAGQSEIVKKAA; from the coding sequence ATGTCACAGAAAGCTCTTCTGACGTTTCTTGAACAACGTCAGCTTTCCGTTGATCCCGTAGCATTGAGGCTTTTAAAGGATCAACAACTCATTCGCCTGTGGAACTCAGAAGGCGATCTAATTTACTATAACGAAAACATGAAGAAGATGACTTCGTATTCACCGTTGGATCTTTGTCTTTACAATATCAAAAGTCTTTATCACTTCGAAAATGATGGCTTAGAGGTCTTCAAAGCCTTAGCGGCGCGGGCGCTGCTAGGTAAAGATTTGGCAAAAGAGCGAAGCTACTTTGTTCGCGAAAGCATGGGCGAGCAGCTGCGGGCTAAAACCCTTGTTGACCTTGCGGTGCCGATCTTTCATCAGGATCAAATCAGCGGCATTTTAATCGCTGGTCAAAGCGAGATCGTCAAAAAGGCCGCATAA